Proteins from a single region of Sphingomonas morindae:
- a CDS encoding OmpA family protein, with amino-acid sequence MRKLAVIMALASTALAAPAFAKDKAWYVGVEGGGMIVEDSTYDLGGTPNAFKVNQKTGFDVDGIVGYDLGPIRIEGEVGYKRAEVSSFTANAPIFNGTTVPAGTYNSSRSGNTDVLSFMANGLLDFGDENGISGYVGGGVGVARVSANIWRFNGGPVFIDGSDTRFAFQGIAGVRVPVTNQIDVGVKYRFFNTFGVRQTDSSGVDAIGRFRSHSLLASLIFNFGEPAAPPPPPPPPPPPPPPPPPPPPPPPPPANPGPFIVFFDWNKSDITPEAASILDNAAASYAQTGSASVMLAGYTDTSGSAKYNMGLSQRRADAVKAYLAGKGVPDTAMTTQAFGETKLLVQTADGVREPQNRRVEITFGPGSGQ; translated from the coding sequence ATGCGGAAGCTCGCCGTAATTATGGCGCTGGCCTCCACTGCGTTGGCCGCCCCGGCCTTCGCGAAGGACAAAGCCTGGTATGTCGGCGTCGAAGGCGGCGGCATGATCGTCGAAGATTCGACGTATGATCTCGGCGGCACGCCGAATGCGTTCAAGGTGAACCAGAAGACGGGTTTCGACGTCGACGGCATCGTCGGCTACGATCTCGGTCCGATCCGGATCGAGGGCGAAGTCGGCTACAAGCGCGCCGAAGTCAGCAGCTTCACCGCCAACGCGCCGATCTTCAACGGCACCACGGTTCCGGCCGGCACCTATAATTCGAGCCGCTCGGGCAACACCGACGTCCTGAGCTTCATGGCCAACGGCCTGCTCGACTTCGGCGACGAGAACGGCATCAGCGGCTATGTCGGCGGCGGTGTCGGCGTGGCGCGCGTCTCGGCCAACATCTGGCGCTTCAACGGCGGTCCGGTGTTCATCGACGGCAGCGACACCCGCTTCGCCTTCCAGGGCATCGCCGGCGTCCGCGTGCCCGTCACCAACCAGATCGACGTGGGTGTGAAGTATCGCTTCTTCAACACCTTCGGCGTGCGTCAGACCGACTCGTCGGGCGTCGACGCGATCGGCCGCTTCCGGTCGCACTCGCTGCTCGCCAGCCTGATCTTCAACTTCGGCGAGCCGGCCGCCCCGCCGCCGCCGCCGCCGCCGCCGCCGCCGCCCCCGCCGCCCCCGCCGCCGCCGCCGCCGCCCCCGCCGCCGCCGGCCAACCCGGGTCCGTTCATCGTGTTCTTCGACTGGAACAAGTCGGACATCACGCCGGAAGCGGCTTCGATCCTGGACAATGCCGCTGCGTCCTATGCGCAGACCGGCTCGGCCTCGGTCATGCTCGCGGGCTACACCGACACCTCGGGTTCGGCGAAGTACAATATGGGCCTCTCGCAGCGTCGTGCCGACGCGGTGAAGGCGTACCTCGCGGGCAAGGGCGTGCCGGACACGGCGATGACCACCCAGGCGTTCGGCGAGACCAAGCTGCTCGTCCAGACCGCCGACGGTGTGCGCGAGCCGCAGAACCGCCGCGTGGAGATCACCTTCGGTCCGGGTTCGGGCCAGTAA
- the thpR gene encoding RNA 2',3'-cyclic phosphodiesterase, giving the protein MAHHRLFVALHPPPAIRAAIRAVQGGIAGARWQTDEQLHCTLRFLGEQNGQVAEDIAVALSGLHHPAIEARLEGLGCFAHKGRADSLWVGIGPISELRALHDKVDRLLRAAGIAPDPRAYRPHITTARLPRSLAVPEAAAAQLPAPPALAFRFTEVRLYESLLGRDGARYAPVLRLPLGPDAAL; this is encoded by the coding sequence ATGGCCCATCACCGCCTGTTCGTGGCCCTGCACCCCCCGCCGGCGATCCGCGCCGCGATCCGCGCGGTGCAGGGCGGCATCGCCGGCGCGCGCTGGCAGACGGACGAGCAGCTCCACTGCACGCTGCGCTTCCTGGGCGAGCAGAATGGCCAGGTCGCGGAGGATATCGCGGTGGCGCTGTCGGGGCTGCACCACCCCGCCATCGAGGCCCGGCTCGAAGGCCTGGGATGCTTCGCGCACAAGGGCCGGGCGGACAGCCTATGGGTTGGAATCGGCCCGATTTCCGAGCTTCGCGCGCTGCATGACAAGGTCGATCGGCTGCTCCGCGCCGCCGGCATCGCGCCCGATCCGCGCGCCTATCGACCGCATATCACCACCGCCCGCCTGCCGCGTTCGCTGGCGGTGCCCGAAGCCGCGGCGGCGCAGCTGCCGGCGCCGCCCGCGCTCGCCTTCCGCTTCACCGAGGTGCGGCTCTACGAGAGCCTGCTCGGCCGCGATGGCGCCCGCTACGCGCCGGTGCTGCGCCTGCCGCTGGGGCCGGACGCGGCTTTGTAA
- a CDS encoding Bax inhibitor-1/YccA family protein: MANWSDPRTTAVPRAATGAREAAFDTGLRTYMLSVYNYMTSGVLLTGIVALLFASGGINSPAAQVFLHGGPLRWVVMLAPLGVVMWLSFGINRLSENGAKALFWLYAVLMGLSLSSILLVYTGSSVAQAFFATAAGFGALSLYGYTTKRDLTAMGSFFIVGVVGLIVAMLINMFVRSTAMDLIISAVGVLLFAGLTAYDTQRIKSGYFAVRGTALQTKSAIMGALQLYLDFVNMFMFLLRFMGNQRN; this comes from the coding sequence ATGGCTAACTGGTCTGACCCCCGGACGACCGCGGTGCCCCGTGCCGCGACGGGCGCGCGCGAAGCCGCCTTCGACACGGGGCTGCGCACCTATATGCTGTCCGTGTACAACTATATGACGTCGGGCGTGCTGCTCACCGGCATCGTCGCCCTGCTGTTCGCCTCGGGCGGGATCAACTCGCCGGCGGCGCAGGTCTTCCTGCATGGCGGGCCGCTGCGCTGGGTGGTGATGCTGGCGCCGCTGGGCGTGGTGATGTGGCTGAGCTTCGGGATCAACCGCCTGTCGGAAAACGGCGCCAAGGCGCTGTTCTGGCTGTACGCGGTGCTGATGGGCCTGTCGCTCTCGTCGATCCTGCTCGTCTATACGGGCAGCTCGGTCGCCCAGGCCTTTTTCGCCACCGCCGCCGGCTTCGGCGCGCTGAGCCTCTATGGCTACACCACCAAGCGCGATCTCACCGCGATGGGGAGCTTCTTCATCGTCGGCGTGGTCGGCCTGATCGTCGCCATGCTGATCAACATGTTCGTCCGCTCGACCGCGATGGACCTGATCATTTCGGCGGTGGGCGTGCTGCTCTTCGCCGGGCTCACCGCCTATGACACGCAGCGCATCAAGAGCGGCTATTTCGCGGTGCGCGGCACGGCGCTGCAGACCAAGTCGGCGATCATGGGCGCGCTCCAGCTGTATCTCGACTTTGTGAACATGTTCATGTTCCTGCTTCGCTTCATGGGCAATCAGCGCAACTAG
- a CDS encoding dienelactone hydrolase family protein encodes MDEEDRRRAIAVYDHFTHVSHDRRAAMAALTRLAGSAAAAELLFQSIAASPAAAAQIAETDPRLAARTLRWPVGPGRSLEGYWAAPRDRPQGVVVVLHENRGLQPYTRDVARRLAVAGFAALAPDLLSPEGGTPADEDRAREAIAALDLGRTLADVRATLGWIAAGGAPARGRIGVLGFCWGGALADRVATSGDPHAAAICAFYGPAPAPETAAAVRAPLLLHYAGLDTRVEASARPWLAALAAAGRPVESYVYPGVDHAFHNDTSAARYNAPAATLAWTRTLAFFHRTLG; translated from the coding sequence ATGGACGAGGAAGACCGGCGCCGCGCGATCGCGGTCTATGATCATTTCACCCATGTCTCGCACGATCGGCGCGCCGCCATGGCGGCGCTGACGCGGCTCGCCGGCAGCGCCGCCGCCGCCGAGCTTCTCTTCCAGTCGATCGCCGCCAGCCCCGCCGCCGCCGCGCAGATCGCCGAGACCGATCCTCGCCTCGCCGCGCGCACGCTGCGCTGGCCGGTCGGCCCGGGCCGCAGCCTCGAGGGCTATTGGGCCGCCCCGCGCGACCGGCCGCAGGGCGTCGTCGTCGTGCTGCACGAGAATCGCGGCCTCCAGCCCTATACGCGCGATGTCGCGCGCCGCCTCGCCGTGGCCGGCTTCGCCGCGCTCGCGCCCGATCTGCTCAGCCCCGAGGGCGGCACGCCGGCGGACGAGGATCGCGCCCGCGAGGCCATCGCCGCGCTCGATCTCGGCCGCACGCTCGCCGATGTCCGCGCCACGCTGGGCTGGATCGCGGCGGGCGGCGCGCCGGCGCGCGGCCGGATCGGCGTGCTCGGCTTCTGCTGGGGCGGCGCGCTCGCCGATCGCGTCGCGACCAGCGGCGATCCGCATGCCGCCGCCATTTGCGCCTTCTACGGGCCGGCCCCCGCGCCGGAGACGGCGGCGGCGGTGCGGGCGCCGCTGCTCCTCCATTATGCCGGGCTCGATACCCGCGTGGAGGCCAGCGCCAGGCCCTGGCTCGCCGCGCTCGCCGCCGCCGGCCGCCCGGTCGAATCCTATGTCTATCCCGGCGTCGATCACGCCTTCCACAATGACACGTCGGCGGCGCGCTACAATGCGCCCGCCGCCACCCTGGCCTGGACGCGCACCCTCGCCTTCTTCCACCGCACGCTCGGCTGA
- the pip gene encoding prolyl aminopeptidase, whose translation MTEARQPLSPFPAIEPFEAGMLDTGEGHQIYWERVGRRGGIPAVFLHGGPGGGCTPGQRRLFDPARYDLLLFDQRGCGRSRPHAALEANTTWHLVEDIERLRRACGHARWLVFGGSWGSTLALAYAQAHPDHVSALVLRGIFLLRAAELAWYYQGGAAWIFPDKWEAFLAPVPEAARADLISAYRALLTGDDAARQIEAARAWSRWEGETLTLLPDPALADSFAEDHFALAFARIENHYFHHRGWLEEGQLLRDAGRLRDIPGTIIQGRYDMATPMRSAWDLHRAWPEARFEPVADAGHAFSEPGILDRLLAATQRYAALLG comes from the coding sequence ATGACCGAGGCACGCCAGCCATTGAGCCCCTTTCCGGCGATCGAGCCGTTCGAGGCGGGCATGCTCGACACGGGCGAGGGCCACCAGATCTATTGGGAGCGGGTGGGGCGGCGCGGCGGCATTCCCGCCGTCTTCCTCCATGGCGGGCCGGGCGGGGGATGCACCCCCGGGCAGCGCCGGCTGTTCGATCCCGCGCGCTACGACCTGCTGCTGTTCGACCAGCGCGGCTGCGGCCGGTCCCGGCCCCATGCCGCGCTCGAGGCGAACACGACCTGGCATCTGGTGGAGGATATCGAGCGGCTGCGGCGCGCATGCGGCCATGCGCGCTGGCTCGTCTTCGGCGGCAGCTGGGGATCGACGCTGGCGCTCGCCTATGCCCAGGCGCATCCCGACCATGTCTCGGCGCTGGTGCTGCGCGGCATCTTCCTGCTCCGCGCGGCCGAACTCGCCTGGTATTATCAGGGCGGGGCCGCGTGGATCTTTCCCGACAAATGGGAGGCGTTCCTCGCCCCCGTGCCCGAGGCGGCGCGCGCCGATCTGATTAGCGCCTATCGCGCGCTGCTGACCGGCGACGACGCCGCCCGCCAGATCGAGGCGGCGCGGGCGTGGAGCCGCTGGGAAGGCGAGACGCTGACGCTGCTCCCCGACCCGGCGCTGGCCGACAGCTTCGCCGAGGATCATTTCGCGCTCGCCTTCGCGCGGATCGAGAATCATTATTTCCATCATCGCGGCTGGCTGGAGGAGGGCCAGCTGCTGCGCGACGCGGGCCGGCTGCGGGACATTCCCGGCACCATCATCCAGGGCCGCTACGACATGGCGACGCCGATGCGCAGCGCCTGGGATCTGCACCGCGCCTGGCCCGAGGCGCGGTTCGAGCCGGTGGCGGATGCGGGCCATGCCTTTAGCGAGCCGGGCATTCTCGACCGGCTGCTCGCCGCCACCCAGCGTTATGCGGCGCTGCTCGGCTGA